GTGTGACGGTTCCCTCGGTCGCTGCATGGTTCCGTGCACGCGTCAGGGTATGGGATGGCCGCTTCCTCGGGATGACGCCGAGAGCATCGGGCAGTCGTCAAGACACGCGCATCGTGCTGCTGGTGCGCCCGGCGTTGCGTTGCGCATATTGGCAGGACTCTCCCATCCATCTCCCGATCCGACCCCATGCGGAACACCACCCTGGCAGCTGCACTCGCCGCATCGCTGATCGCGGGCGCCGCCGGCTGCGTCCCCAAACCCAACCCCGCCACGGCCCCAGGTTCCGCGGCCGCGACCCCCTCGCACCGGACGCTGCGGCCTTTCCGGTCCGAGCGCGAACTGGTGCGGTTCGTACAGCGGGTGCAGGGCGAACCTCCCCCTCCGGTGGTCATGCCTGCGCCGCCGCCGCCCCCCGCCGCGCCGCCGCCCCCGATGGCGCCACCCGCACCGGGCCAGGAAGCGCCTCCCCCGGCCCTGACCGGGTTCCAGGAGCTCGCTCCCCCCGCGCTGAACCTGGAGAACGTGGTCGTGACGGGGGCGGAATCCGTCACGAACGTGCAGCATGCGGGGGTGGACGAGGGCGGCATCGTAAAGACGTACCGCGACTTCCTGATCATCCTGCGGCGCGGTCGCCTGTTCACCGTACGCATTGGCGACGACACCCTGACGCCCGTGTCGGCGGTGGACGCGTACGCGCCGGGGCTGGACCCCGGGGGCGCATGGTACGACGAGATGCTGATCTCCGGTGACGTGATCGCCGTCCTCGGCTACAGCTACGCGCGCGGCGGCACGGAGGTGGGACTGTTCCAGATCTCGCCCGACGGGCAGCTGGCGTATCGCTCCACCTGGCACCTGCGCGCCGACGACTACTACTCGTCAGACAACTACGCCAGCCGGCTGGTAGGCGGCAAGCTGGTGTTCTACTCGCCCGTCGTGCTCGACCCCGAGAACCCGTTGGAGTCGTTTCCCGCCCTGCGCCGGTGGGAGGCGGACGCGGACGAGGAAGATTTCCGGCCGGTGATGCCAGCCACGAAGGTGTACCGCGCCGACGCGCCGATGGCGAGCGGTGAAGAGCTGGTGCTTCACACCGTCACCGTCTGCGACCTGGCGGGCGGTGAGCTGGCGTGCGAAGGGACCGCGGTGGCGGGTCACCTGAGCCGCGTGTTCTACGTGTCGCCCGGCTCGGTGTACGTGTGGGTGACGGGGCTGGACCTGTACTCCGACGATGACGAGCCGCCACCTTCCGTGCTCTATCGCATGCCGCTGGACGGGTCGGCCCCGAGCGCGCTGCGGGTGGAGGGCAGCCCCGTGAACCAGTTCTCCTTCCTGGAAAGCGGCGACGGGCACCTGAACGTGCTGGTCGCTTCCGAAGGCGAGGGCGACGGAATGTGGTCGACCAGCAAGGCCGGCGGCGACCTGGCGCTGATGCGCGTGCCGCTGCGCCGCTTCGGCACGGGGCGCCAGGCCGTGCCCGCGTCGGCGTACCGCGACATCCCGGACGTGGGCGATGGCGGCGACATCCACAATCGCTTCGTGGGCGACTATCTGCTGTACGGCGCCGGCGCGGGATGGGGCGGCCCGCCGGACACGCCCGCCGCCTCGCTCTTCGCCGTGCCGTACCGGGGCGGCGGCGCGGTGACCACGCTGTCTTTTCCGCACGGGGTAGATCGCATCGAGGCGATGGGATCGGGCGCGGTGATCGTGGGGACGGATGGGCGCGATCTCCACTTCTCCGGCGTGCGCCTGGGTGCCGTGCCGGAGTTCGTGCACCGCTACACACGCCCGAATGCGTCACAGGGCGAGCTGCGCAGCCATGGCTTCTTCTACAAGCCCGAGGCGCAGGACGTGGGGATGCTGGGGCTTCCCATCCGCGGGCCGGGACGCCCGGGATACGAGCACCTGTTCCGCGAATCGGCGTCCATCCTGTACCTGCGCAACCAGGCATTCCGGCTGAACGAGCTGGGGACGCTGGCGGCGAACGACTCCGCGGCGGTGGACGATGCCTGCCGCGCGTCGTGCGTGGACTGGTACGGCAACGCTCGTCCGCTCTTTCTGCGCGGACGGGTGTTCGCGCTGCTCGGCTACGAGCTTGTGGAGGGACGGGTGGATGATGGGCGCATCCGCGAGACGCGGCGGGTGGTGTACTTCCGGCAGCCTGCGTCGGCAGCGGGGGACGGCGGGAAGTAGGACGGCCCCTCCCCCGGCCCCTCCCCCGGCAAACTGCGCCGGGAGAGGGGGGAACTTCGATCGAGAGTCGATGGGCTGCCGATGCATGCCGCGGAAGCCCCCTCTCCCCGGCCCTCTCCCCCGCTTCGCAGGGGAAAGGGGGAACTTCGATCGCGCTGCCCAGCGTCCCGATCGACCGCGGAGGTTTCTACGTTCCTTGGACAGAGCTGCCGCGTAGCACCGGCGCGGCCGTGTGGTATCACTATTGAAGTACCCTGGGCGCCTGGTCCATCCGGCCGGGCACAGGCTACACCTTCACCACACCGGACCGTGACCATCGCGCCGCCGACCCATCATCACTCGCACCAGCGGTTCGGGATGCCCGTTTCGCACGCGGGAGCGGGCCGATGACGGCGGTGCTCCGGTGGGTCGTCCTGGGGCTGGGGGTGGTGCCGGTGGCGGGCACC
This window of the Longimicrobium sp. genome carries:
- a CDS encoding beta-propeller domain-containing protein; this encodes MAPPAPGQEAPPPALTGFQELAPPALNLENVVVTGAESVTNVQHAGVDEGGIVKTYRDFLIILRRGRLFTVRIGDDTLTPVSAVDAYAPGLDPGGAWYDEMLISGDVIAVLGYSYARGGTEVGLFQISPDGQLAYRSTWHLRADDYYSSDNYASRLVGGKLVFYSPVVLDPENPLESFPALRRWEADADEEDFRPVMPATKVYRADAPMASGEELVLHTVTVCDLAGGELACEGTAVAGHLSRVFYVSPGSVYVWVTGLDLYSDDDEPPPSVLYRMPLDGSAPSALRVEGSPVNQFSFLESGDGHLNVLVASEGEGDGMWSTSKAGGDLALMRVPLRRFGTGRQAVPASAYRDIPDVGDGGDIHNRFVGDYLLYGAGAGWGGPPDTPAASLFAVPYRGGGAVTTLSFPHGVDRIEAMGSGAVIVGTDGRDLHFSGVRLGAVPEFVHRYTRPNASQGELRSHGFFYKPEAQDVGMLGLPIRGPGRPGYEHLFRESASILYLRNQAFRLNELGTLAANDSAAVDDACRASCVDWYGNARPLFLRGRVFALLGYELVEGRVDDGRIRETRRVVYFRQPASAAGDGGK